Proteins co-encoded in one Cytobacillus sp. NJ13 genomic window:
- a CDS encoding ABC transporter ATP-binding protein, producing MGILEIKDATLRFGGVVALDHVSYEVQEGEIFSLIGPNGAGKTSMLNCISGLYKPSSGSIHFKGGDITRYKPHKRASMGIARAFQNIELFPHLSVLDNLMLGRHVRMKTGLLAGGFYWGKAQREEIEHRKKVEQVIDFLEIEDIRNTPVGTLSYGLQKRVETGRALALEPEILLLDEPMAGMNSEEKEDMARYIIDIHEEMNTTIILIEHDMGVVMDLSDHIAVLDFGKLIGYGTPEEIQNNPRVIEAYLGEENAV from the coding sequence TTGGGGATTTTAGAGATAAAAGATGCTACTTTAAGGTTTGGAGGCGTAGTAGCTCTCGACCATGTCTCGTATGAAGTGCAGGAAGGAGAGATTTTTTCGCTTATTGGGCCAAATGGCGCAGGGAAGACAAGTATGCTGAATTGCATAAGCGGACTATACAAGCCATCATCTGGTTCCATCCACTTCAAGGGGGGAGATATTACCCGCTACAAACCTCACAAAAGAGCCAGTATGGGTATTGCCCGGGCATTCCAGAACATCGAACTTTTTCCGCATTTATCTGTTTTGGACAATCTGATGCTTGGCAGGCATGTCAGAATGAAAACCGGGCTTCTTGCAGGAGGATTTTATTGGGGAAAGGCGCAAAGAGAGGAAATTGAACATCGGAAAAAAGTTGAGCAGGTAATCGATTTTCTTGAAATTGAGGATATCCGCAATACTCCCGTGGGAACCCTTTCGTATGGATTGCAGAAAAGGGTCGAAACCGGCAGGGCTCTGGCACTGGAACCAGAAATCCTTCTTCTGGATGAGCCGATGGCAGGAATGAATAGTGAGGAAAAAGAGGACATGGCCAGATACATTATCGACATTCATGAAGAAATGAATACAACCATTATCTTAATTGAACACGACATGGGGGTTGTAATGGATTTATCCGATCACATTGCAGTTCTTGATTTCGGTAAACTGATTGGCTACGGGACGCCAGAAGAGATTCAGAATAATCCTAGAGTCATAGAAGCTTATCTGGGAGAGGAGAATGCCGTATAA
- a CDS encoding AMP-binding protein, with amino-acid sequence MTMTFPQLLIERAYINGPQVALREKEFGIWNEITYEAFLEKVKNFSLGLASLGLKREDKLAIIGDNRPEWVISELAVQSLGGISVGIYQESLPAEISYIIDNCDATIIVAEDQEQVDKLLEIKDSIPKVRTIIYYDSRGMRSYREDFLFEFEEVLQMGQSYHSEQPDLFEQEVDKGSADDVAILSYTSGTTGNPKGTMLTYRNLLDMAKNLSDIDPLTDKDEYVSFLPLAWIGEQMMTFAMGLYNGMTINFPEEPATVLEDLREIGPQVMFSPPRIYEDMVSRFQVRIQDSGWLKRKIYYWCKPIGEKVAKAHFENKPVSTGTKALYKVADYLMFSAIRDHFGLLKIKRAYTGGAPLGPDVFEFFHSIGVNVKSIYGQTEVAGISIVHRDGDIKLDSVGIPIPGTEVKISDEGEILIKSSSVCKGYYKNEKSTIETIQEGWLHTGDAGRLDEEGHLYIIDRIKDVIRLDTGEMFSPQFIENKLKFSSFIQEAVAIGKDRPYVVAMINIDMKNVGRWAEKNQISYTTYTDLSSKPEVLELIEKQVQEINHTLPEKARVKKFVLLYKELDADDEELTRTKKVRRQFVAKKYQSLIDGLYTEDKKIRVNGTIKYRDGIEQTIQTTLQVIFMDEGEGAA; translated from the coding sequence ATGACCATGACATTTCCGCAGCTGCTGATTGAAAGGGCTTACATAAATGGGCCGCAAGTTGCTTTACGAGAAAAGGAATTTGGAATTTGGAATGAAATCACGTATGAAGCGTTCTTGGAGAAAGTTAAGAATTTCAGCTTGGGATTGGCATCTTTAGGTCTAAAAAGAGAGGATAAGCTAGCCATTATCGGCGATAACAGACCTGAATGGGTAATCAGTGAGCTCGCTGTGCAAAGCTTGGGCGGCATTTCAGTCGGAATCTATCAGGAATCCTTACCTGCTGAAATTAGTTACATTATTGATAATTGTGACGCAACCATAATAGTAGCGGAAGATCAGGAGCAAGTGGATAAACTGCTGGAAATTAAAGACTCCATTCCTAAAGTCAGAACGATTATCTATTATGATTCACGGGGCATGAGAAGTTACCGGGAGGATTTCCTGTTTGAATTTGAAGAGGTTTTGCAAATGGGACAAAGTTATCACTCAGAGCAGCCTGATTTATTTGAGCAGGAAGTTGATAAAGGTTCTGCAGATGACGTGGCGATTTTATCATATACTTCAGGAACTACAGGCAATCCGAAAGGAACGATGCTTACTTACCGGAATCTTCTGGATATGGCTAAAAATCTGTCAGACATTGACCCGCTGACAGATAAGGATGAATATGTTTCATTCCTTCCGCTTGCCTGGATCGGGGAGCAGATGATGACCTTTGCTATGGGGTTATACAATGGGATGACGATTAATTTTCCTGAAGAGCCGGCAACCGTATTGGAAGACCTGAGGGAAATTGGACCACAGGTTATGTTTTCGCCGCCAAGGATTTATGAAGATATGGTATCGCGCTTTCAGGTCAGAATTCAGGACAGCGGCTGGCTGAAAAGAAAGATTTATTACTGGTGCAAGCCGATAGGCGAAAAGGTTGCTAAAGCCCATTTTGAAAACAAACCTGTCAGCACCGGTACGAAGGCTCTTTATAAAGTTGCTGATTATCTGATGTTCAGTGCGATCCGCGATCACTTTGGACTTTTGAAGATCAAGCGTGCTTATACAGGCGGCGCCCCTTTGGGACCCGATGTATTTGAATTCTTTCACAGTATAGGAGTCAATGTAAAAAGCATTTACGGGCAGACTGAAGTTGCCGGCATATCCATTGTGCACAGGGATGGCGACATTAAGCTTGATAGTGTTGGAATTCCTATTCCGGGAACAGAAGTGAAAATTTCTGATGAAGGGGAAATTCTGATCAAAAGCTCGAGTGTGTGCAAAGGGTACTACAAAAACGAGAAAAGCACAATCGAAACCATTCAGGAAGGCTGGCTGCATACAGGGGATGCAGGGAGGCTGGATGAGGAAGGGCATTTGTATATCATTGACCGAATTAAAGATGTCATCCGCCTTGATACAGGTGAGATGTTCTCCCCGCAATTTATCGAAAATAAGCTGAAATTCAGTTCGTTCATACAGGAAGCGGTAGCAATCGGGAAGGATCGCCCATATGTGGTTGCCATGATCAATATTGATATGAAGAATGTAGGGCGCTGGGCAGAGAAAAATCAAATCAGCTATACCACGTATACCGATTTATCATCCAAACCGGAAGTGCTTGAACTGATCGAAAAACAGGTGCAGGAAATCAATCATACCCTGCCGGAAAAAGCCCGTGTGAAAAAATTCGTTCTTCTTTATAAAGAATTGGATGCAGATGATGAAGAGCTTACAAGAACAAAGAAAGTCCGCAGGCAATTTGTTGCTAAAAAATATCAGTCCTTGATTGATGGACTTTATACAGAGGACAAAAAAATACGTGTCAATGGCACGATCAAGTATCGTGATGGCATAGAACAAACCATCCAAACAACGCTTCAAGTCATTTTTATGGATGAAGGAGAGGGGGCAGCTTAA
- a CDS encoding branched-chain amino acid ABC transporter permease, with product MTFFLQMLVTGIVVGSVYALVALGFVLIYKSSDAINFAQGEFLLIGTYVCLTLITAYNIPFIAALFIALMFSAVLGFVIERIVLRPFIGEPVISMIMATIGLSSVLAGIVHIIWGHETRVFPKIFSEQPVNLGEIVIAPVYLWSLLIVVAMLIIFTLFFKYSKLGIAMRATADDQQAAMSMGISVKMIFAVAWAIAAIVSAVGGILLGNINGVNASLSAIGLKVLPVAILGGLDSIPGAIIGGLIIGILESLTGGYLDPLVGGGLKEVMPFVILVFILMFKPYGLFGKKEIERV from the coding sequence ATGACTTTTTTCTTGCAGATGCTCGTAACAGGAATCGTGGTAGGAAGTGTTTATGCACTTGTGGCACTGGGCTTTGTGCTTATATATAAATCCAGTGACGCCATCAACTTTGCACAAGGTGAGTTCCTTTTAATTGGAACGTATGTATGTTTAACGCTTATTACAGCCTACAACATCCCGTTTATAGCAGCCCTTTTCATTGCGCTGATGTTCAGTGCCGTTTTGGGCTTTGTCATTGAACGAATTGTTCTGCGGCCATTTATTGGAGAGCCGGTCATATCGATGATAATGGCGACGATCGGTTTATCGAGTGTTCTTGCTGGGATTGTCCATATTATTTGGGGACATGAAACACGTGTGTTTCCAAAAATCTTCTCAGAACAGCCCGTTAATCTTGGCGAAATTGTCATTGCGCCCGTCTACTTATGGTCACTTTTAATCGTTGTGGCTATGCTTATCATTTTCACCCTCTTTTTCAAATATTCGAAGCTGGGAATTGCGATGAGGGCAACCGCAGATGATCAGCAGGCAGCGATGTCGATGGGGATCAGCGTTAAAATGATTTTCGCAGTTGCCTGGGCGATTGCAGCCATTGTTTCTGCGGTTGGAGGCATCCTTCTCGGGAACATAAATGGTGTTAATGCATCCCTTTCAGCGATCGGCTTAAAGGTACTTCCGGTTGCCATCCTAGGAGGACTTGACAGTATCCCCGGGGCCATCATCGGAGGACTGATCATCGGCATTCTTGAGAGCTTGACCGGCGGATATCTGGATCCATTGGTTGGTGGCGGTCTGAAAGAGGTTATGCCATTTGTCATCCTCGTATTTATCCTTATGTTCAAGCCATATGGTTTGTTCGGAAAAAAAGAAATCGAGAGGGTGTAA
- a CDS encoding branched-chain amino acid ABC transporter permease, which translates to MRNPFVMDCGEFHVNYKQDMAIWKISRVRMRVFILLAIFAVFPMFASDYIIGLATLCGIAAIGAIGLNILTGFTGQISIGVGAFLGVGGYTSAILTAKLGLSFWIAMPTAGIVTAIVGGLFGLPSLRLKGLYLAIATLAAQVIILFVISRWDALTGGTAGMVLSRPELGSFVFYSERSYYYLMFAVLIITALFTLNLFRSRVGRAFIAVRDRDVAAEVMGIDLFKYKVLAFIVSSFFVGIAGALLGHYTMVVSPELYSITVSIEYLAIILVGGLGSVFGSIYGAVFITLLPVVLRSGVEMMSGVFPDLSAVLIGMKEVVFGLVIILFLIYEPQGLAKIWKNIKDYFKLWPFSY; encoded by the coding sequence ATGAGAAATCCTTTTGTAATGGATTGTGGAGAATTCCATGTAAATTATAAACAAGATATGGCTATCTGGAAAATCTCCAGAGTAAGGATGCGGGTATTCATTCTTCTGGCTATATTTGCAGTATTCCCGATGTTTGCATCCGATTATATCATTGGACTGGCTACGCTATGCGGAATTGCCGCGATTGGTGCGATTGGACTGAACATCCTGACGGGCTTTACCGGCCAGATTTCCATAGGGGTAGGCGCTTTTCTGGGGGTAGGCGGATATACGTCGGCCATTCTGACAGCAAAGCTGGGATTAAGCTTCTGGATTGCCATGCCGACAGCAGGCATTGTGACGGCGATTGTAGGAGGACTATTCGGATTGCCTTCCTTAAGGCTAAAAGGATTATATTTAGCCATTGCGACTCTTGCAGCACAGGTAATCATTTTGTTTGTTATTTCCCGCTGGGATGCGCTGACTGGAGGAACAGCCGGAATGGTCCTATCAAGGCCTGAACTTGGCAGTTTTGTCTTTTACAGTGAGCGGAGCTATTATTATCTGATGTTTGCGGTGCTTATTATTACGGCCCTCTTTACCCTGAACCTCTTCCGGTCTCGGGTCGGCAGGGCATTCATAGCAGTCCGTGACCGGGATGTGGCAGCAGAAGTGATGGGAATCGATTTGTTTAAGTATAAGGTATTGGCATTTATTGTTAGTTCCTTCTTCGTAGGCATCGCCGGAGCTCTCTTGGGCCACTATACCATGGTTGTAAGTCCAGAGCTTTACAGCATTACAGTGTCCATCGAATACTTAGCAATCATACTGGTCGGCGGATTAGGGAGTGTATTCGGGTCGATTTACGGAGCTGTTTTTATTACATTGCTGCCAGTTGTACTAAGATCAGGCGTAGAAATGATGAGCGGGGTTTTTCCAGACTTGTCTGCAGTCTTAATAGGAATGAAAGAGGTAGTTTTTGGCCTCGTGATTATCTTATTCCTGATTTATGAACCGCAGGGGCTCGCAAAAATATGGAAAAATATTAAAGACTACTTTAAACTGTGGCCGTTTTCTTATTAA
- a CDS encoding ABC transporter substrate-binding protein, translating to MKKVWKGLLAATLMAGMLAGCSGGSEEASGDKKGTVKIGGIFDLTGGTGDVGTPYAEGEKAFFESIAGEEINGYKLELIGDDYAYKIPEAQKLYQKLKSKDKVSAILGWGTGDTEALRQQVAADKLPFISASYSENLKNIDESPYNFLAAASYSDQARSVLKWIKDNHTGGTPTVALIYNDTAFGKSPIEDAKNYAKENGIEIVDEQIVDLKTLDATSQLLNMEKKNPDYAIINQTWGATATILKDAKKLGLDTQFIGLNWAAGEGLLPIAGDAAEGFIGVVTHAFPYEDLPGMEEIKKFVESKGEKLEDKNQKFIQGWVSAKIMVEGLKLAEDPTSGEGIRAGLEKISNLDLGGLAAPVTFSPDNHAGTNQIRLAEVKNGQFEVFTDYIGY from the coding sequence ATGAAGAAGGTATGGAAAGGTTTATTGGCAGCAACATTAATGGCTGGAATGCTGGCTGGCTGTTCAGGAGGCAGCGAGGAAGCATCGGGTGACAAGAAAGGCACTGTCAAAATCGGCGGTATCTTTGACCTTACTGGCGGTACCGGTGATGTTGGAACACCATATGCAGAAGGTGAAAAAGCATTTTTTGAATCCATTGCAGGAGAGGAGATCAACGGCTATAAGCTCGAATTAATCGGTGATGACTATGCTTATAAAATTCCTGAAGCTCAAAAACTTTATCAGAAATTAAAATCAAAAGATAAAGTATCGGCTATTTTAGGATGGGGCACAGGTGACACAGAAGCCCTTCGCCAGCAGGTGGCAGCTGACAAACTTCCATTCATTTCTGCTTCATACTCAGAGAATCTAAAAAATATTGACGAAAGCCCATATAACTTTCTGGCCGCGGCTTCATACTCCGACCAGGCTAGATCCGTACTGAAGTGGATAAAAGACAATCACACTGGCGGCACACCTACTGTAGCATTAATTTACAACGACACGGCTTTTGGAAAATCCCCTATTGAAGATGCCAAAAATTATGCAAAGGAAAATGGCATCGAAATTGTTGATGAGCAAATTGTTGATCTGAAAACACTTGATGCAACCTCCCAATTACTGAACATGGAAAAGAAAAATCCCGATTATGCGATTATCAACCAAACTTGGGGTGCAACCGCAACGATTCTAAAAGATGCTAAAAAGCTTGGACTTGATACACAATTCATCGGTTTAAACTGGGCTGCCGGTGAAGGGTTGCTTCCAATTGCGGGCGATGCGGCTGAAGGATTTATCGGGGTTGTCACACATGCATTCCCTTACGAAGATCTTCCTGGAATGGAAGAAATCAAGAAGTTCGTAGAAAGCAAGGGTGAAAAGCTGGAAGACAAGAACCAGAAATTTATCCAGGGATGGGTGTCCGCCAAAATTATGGTTGAAGGCCTAAAACTTGCTGAAGACCCGACTTCAGGTGAAGGGATCCGTGCTGGCCTGGAGAAAATCTCAAACCTAGATCTTGGCGGTTTAGCCGCACCAGTTACTTTTTCACCTGACAATCATGCTGGTACCAACCAAATTCGATTGGCAGAAGTGAAAAACGGCCAGTTTGAAGTGTTCACTGATTATATCGGCTACTAA
- a CDS encoding ABC transporter ATP-binding protein, translating into MLTINNVEVMYDKVILVLKGMSMVVPKGKIVALLGSNGAGKTTTLKAISGLLKSENGEVTDGFIELYGERIDVSDAETIVKKGIFQCMEGRRVFKHLSVEDNLIAGAHTRKDRKNIKSDIQKVYHYFPKLEMLKHRQAGYLSGGEQQMLAIGRGIMAKPKVLLLDEPSLGLAPLLVKEIFGIIKKINEEEGTTILVVEQNANVALSIADYGYIMENGRIVMDGTVDRLLSNQDVREFYLGMGDKGRKSYKDIKSYKRRKRWL; encoded by the coding sequence ATGCTGACAATTAACAATGTCGAAGTGATGTACGATAAGGTCATTCTTGTATTAAAGGGGATGTCGATGGTGGTGCCCAAAGGGAAAATAGTTGCTCTGCTCGGCAGTAATGGCGCCGGGAAAACGACCACCCTTAAAGCTATTTCCGGACTGTTGAAAAGTGAGAATGGTGAAGTGACAGACGGGTTTATCGAGCTGTATGGGGAGCGCATTGATGTAAGCGATGCTGAAACCATCGTAAAGAAAGGCATTTTTCAGTGCATGGAAGGAAGGCGCGTGTTCAAGCACCTTTCTGTGGAAGATAACCTGATTGCAGGTGCACATACCAGGAAAGACCGGAAGAATATTAAAAGTGATATTCAAAAAGTTTATCATTACTTTCCGAAGCTTGAAATGCTGAAGCACCGGCAGGCTGGCTATCTGTCTGGAGGAGAGCAGCAAATGCTGGCCATTGGCAGGGGTATCATGGCAAAGCCAAAGGTGCTGCTTCTCGATGAACCTTCATTAGGACTGGCCCCTCTATTAGTAAAAGAGATCTTCGGAATCATTAAAAAAATCAATGAAGAAGAGGGGACCACGATTCTGGTAGTTGAGCAGAATGCCAATGTTGCCTTATCGATTGCCGATTATGGTTACATCATGGAAAACGGCCGGATTGTGATGGATGGAACGGTGGACCGGCTCCTTTCCAATCAGGATGTGCGTGAATTTTACCTTGGAATGGGAGATAAGGGACGGAAAAGTTATAAAGATATTAAATCTTATAAAAGAAGAAAGAGGTGGCTGTAG
- a CDS encoding phenylacetate--CoA ligase family protein, with the protein MEKLKEVIQHAYDNAKGFKRQLDDARISPSDILSLKDLKKIPVLKKDLLPDLQSADQPFGSLAAVKPNEMARIFMSPGPIYDPQTTEKDFWRFSEALRAAGFNSDDIVQNTFSYHLSPAGFMFDSALRELGATVIPAGTGNRELQIQIMKDVRVTGYVGTPSFFNLLLGALEEKGWKIGKDVVVNKAFFTAEMLTEQMRKRCEDNGISVYEGYGTADCGCIAFEDKQGPGLRITDSALVQICDPQTGWEVSDGEGEVVVSLFDKSYPLIRFGTGDLSRWVKGYEGKRIAGVLGRVSDGVKVKGMFVREKQLAQFLNEAGYSVFQAVVTSENGQDQLTIFIESEEELESELSSKIRDVIRVKPILELTAAGTIKKDDKKLVDNRNYELKKV; encoded by the coding sequence GTGGAAAAGCTGAAAGAAGTGATCCAGCATGCATATGACAATGCCAAAGGTTTTAAAAGGCAGCTTGATGATGCACGCATTTCTCCAAGTGACATTCTATCCCTAAAAGATTTAAAAAAAATTCCCGTGCTAAAAAAAGATCTATTGCCGGATTTGCAATCTGCAGACCAGCCCTTCGGAAGTCTTGCAGCTGTAAAGCCAAATGAGATGGCACGAATCTTTATGTCACCAGGTCCAATTTATGATCCGCAAACCACTGAGAAGGATTTTTGGCGTTTTTCAGAAGCTCTCCGGGCAGCTGGTTTTAACAGTGATGATATTGTACAGAATACATTTTCCTATCATCTTTCACCGGCAGGCTTTATGTTTGACTCGGCACTTCGTGAATTAGGCGCAACTGTAATTCCGGCCGGAACCGGGAATCGGGAACTGCAGATTCAGATTATGAAGGATGTCCGGGTAACCGGCTATGTGGGAACTCCCAGCTTCTTTAACCTTTTGCTTGGTGCCCTTGAAGAAAAGGGATGGAAGATAGGAAAAGATGTAGTTGTGAACAAAGCTTTCTTTACTGCTGAAATGTTGACTGAACAAATGCGGAAAAGGTGTGAAGACAATGGGATTTCCGTATATGAAGGCTATGGGACTGCGGATTGCGGATGTATTGCATTTGAAGACAAGCAGGGTCCTGGGTTGAGAATAACTGATTCTGCCCTCGTACAAATCTGTGACCCGCAGACTGGATGGGAGGTTTCAGATGGAGAAGGAGAAGTGGTTGTCAGCCTATTTGATAAAAGCTACCCGCTCATCCGCTTTGGCACAGGCGACCTCTCCCGCTGGGTGAAAGGGTACGAGGGAAAAAGGATTGCAGGAGTGCTGGGGCGTGTTAGTGATGGTGTAAAGGTAAAAGGAATGTTTGTAAGAGAAAAACAGCTTGCACAATTCTTGAATGAAGCAGGGTATTCGGTTTTCCAGGCTGTTGTCACAAGTGAGAACGGGCAGGATCAGCTTACAATTTTCATAGAGTCCGAGGAAGAGTTAGAATCTGAGCTTTCATCAAAAATTCGGGATGTGATCAGGGTCAAGCCAATCCTTGAGTTAACAGCGGCAGGCACAATTAAAAAGGATGATAAGAAGCTGGTGGATAACCGGAATTACGAATTAAAAAAGGTGTAA
- a CDS encoding class I SAM-dependent methyltransferase produces the protein MSSLFPSLYDLAMKPLEKRKFRKIRSKILYMADGRVLEVGAGTGINFPLYKNADRVDAIEPNQAMIEKSIPRKNAAAVPIHIHRQYAEDLEFADKTFDSAVATLVFCTIPNPDKALAEIKRVCKPKAKILFFEHVKMEQPALAFAQEALNPLWKRICDGCHLNRDTLLTIQESGMKVTNVTSYYKGLFLVVECENSDDSV, from the coding sequence TTGAGCAGCTTATTCCCATCCCTATATGATTTGGCCATGAAGCCACTTGAAAAAAGAAAATTCAGGAAAATCAGAAGTAAAATTCTTTACATGGCAGACGGCCGGGTACTCGAAGTTGGTGCCGGCACAGGCATTAACTTCCCATTATACAAAAATGCGGATCGGGTCGATGCCATTGAACCAAATCAGGCAATGATTGAAAAATCTATTCCACGCAAGAATGCAGCTGCGGTACCTATCCATATCCACCGGCAGTATGCTGAAGATCTTGAATTTGCGGACAAAACATTTGATTCAGCAGTTGCCACTCTTGTTTTCTGCACGATACCAAACCCTGACAAAGCACTCGCGGAGATCAAACGAGTCTGTAAGCCAAAGGCAAAAATACTATTCTTTGAACACGTAAAGATGGAGCAGCCCGCCCTGGCATTTGCCCAGGAAGCCTTAAACCCTCTATGGAAACGAATTTGTGATGGCTGCCACCTAAACCGTGATACACTTCTGACTATTCAGGAATCCGGCATGAAGGTTACAAATGTGACTTCCTATTATAAAGGATTGTTTCTGGTAGTGGAGTGTGAGAATAGTGATGATAGCGTTTAA
- a CDS encoding DUF169 domain-containing protein produces MMQETIYAKKLSDLETAIHTYVRPDTFPLAIRVLKKEETLPDRVKRPARDFGKTFSICQGVTMSRRYGWSIAMGKEDLSCPIAKIAFGFEEELDYYSKGSLTDGMYTKTCDLGALTEAAVPKFSKEEAGTILMAPLGRAAFEPEVITVYGNSAQVMRMVAGALYHTGGEITSTFTARADCADIVIRTIKTGKPQVILPCYGDRVFGQTHDHEMAFTIPFSMADEFAEGLKQTHKGGVRYPVPTYLQYEAKYPDTYEKLNEMFESLP; encoded by the coding sequence ATGATGCAGGAAACGATTTATGCCAAAAAACTTTCTGATCTGGAAACTGCGATTCATACATATGTGCGACCCGACACCTTTCCGCTGGCTATAAGAGTTTTGAAAAAAGAGGAGACACTGCCTGACAGGGTAAAGCGTCCGGCAAGAGACTTTGGCAAAACATTCAGCATCTGTCAGGGTGTGACAATGTCAAGAAGATATGGCTGGTCCATTGCCATGGGCAAAGAAGACTTATCATGCCCAATTGCCAAAATCGCTTTTGGATTTGAAGAGGAACTGGACTATTACTCAAAAGGAAGCTTAACAGATGGCATGTATACAAAAACCTGTGACCTTGGTGCCTTAACCGAAGCGGCAGTTCCTAAATTTTCAAAAGAGGAAGCAGGAACTATTTTAATGGCTCCTCTGGGGAGAGCAGCATTTGAACCGGAAGTAATCACTGTTTATGGGAATTCAGCCCAAGTCATGAGAATGGTTGCCGGTGCCCTCTATCACACGGGCGGAGAAATTACATCCACTTTTACTGCAAGAGCTGACTGTGCCGATATCGTTATCAGGACCATAAAAACCGGTAAGCCGCAAGTGATCCTGCCATGCTATGGAGATCGGGTTTTCGGGCAGACACATGATCACGAAATGGCCTTCACTATTCCTTTTTCCATGGCAGATGAATTTGCTGAGGGATTAAAGCAAACCCACAAAGGCGGTGTACGCTACCCTGTCCCAACCTACCTTCAGTATGAGGCAAAGTACCCGGACACATATGAGAAGCTGAACGAGATGTTCGAAAGCCTCCCTTGA
- a CDS encoding SRPBCC domain-containing protein, whose protein sequence is METLQDIKQTVILNAPIEKVWKTVSTSEGIEAWFMPNDFKAELGYEFHIQSPFGPSPCKVTELDEPNRLSFKWDTDGWFVSFLLKDLGGKTEFTLIHGGWKQSDELVAKAQAESAVIRERMSQGWTGILAKLGKVVEE, encoded by the coding sequence ATGGAAACACTTCAGGATATTAAACAAACAGTCATACTTAATGCGCCAATTGAAAAAGTCTGGAAGACAGTCTCTACATCGGAAGGGATCGAAGCCTGGTTTATGCCAAATGATTTTAAGGCTGAGCTGGGCTATGAATTTCATATTCAGTCCCCATTTGGTCCGTCCCCGTGTAAGGTCACAGAACTGGATGAACCTAATCGGCTTTCTTTTAAATGGGATACAGACGGATGGTTTGTATCTTTCCTTTTGAAAGATTTGGGCGGCAAAACTGAATTTACTCTGATACATGGCGGCTGGAAACAGTCAGATGAACTGGTTGCGAAAGCTCAAGCTGAGAGTGCGGTTATCCGTGAAAGAATGTCTCAGGGATGGACTGGAATTCTTGCGAAGCTCGGCAAGGTTGTTGAGGAATAA
- a CDS encoding metalloregulator ArsR/SmtB family transcription factor produces MGASARKHDVFQAIADPTRREVLRLLAEKERPISEISAHFPISRTAISKHLHILSEAELVKGKKSGRERIYHLQPEPLTELKQWLSYYEQFWNNKLQKLKYIVEEENE; encoded by the coding sequence ATGGGTGCATCTGCCAGGAAACATGATGTGTTTCAGGCAATCGCCGATCCAACGAGGAGAGAAGTATTGAGACTGCTGGCTGAAAAAGAACGCCCGATCTCAGAGATAAGTGCTCATTTTCCCATAAGCCGGACCGCCATATCAAAACATCTTCATATTCTTTCTGAAGCTGAGTTAGTAAAAGGGAAAAAGTCAGGCAGAGAAAGAATCTACCATCTCCAGCCTGAGCCGCTTACAGAATTGAAGCAATGGCTGTCCTATTATGAACAATTCTGGAATAATAAGCTGCAAAAACTTAAATATATAGTTGAAGAAGAAAATGAGTGA